TTTCTTCCTCGTCGTTGAAGGGGATGGCCCCGTACCTCTGCCTCAGGTGCCTGCGGACCTGgcaaggaagggagggaggagcaaGCTGATGTGCCTGTCCAAGTGCAAGTCCAAACCCAAACCGGGGGTGCACAAGCATTTATTTGCCTCCCTGAGAGGGGTCTCCCAgcctccccccaactgcggcgaTGATGAACTGCTTCTCCAGACCGTGTGAGCCTGCAACTCCGCTCTCTCAGTGCTGGACCCAGCTCACACAAGCCGGGGAAACCTGGCTCAGCCAACATGAGGAGCCACCTCGCAatgtccaggagagctggtgctGGCAGTCCAGGCGAGACTCCGCTCCTGGAGCAGACAGCGGCCCAAGcgaggggagctgggagcagcctgGTCCTCCCTGGGCTTTGCCCTCGCTCCGAGAGGCCCGTGAGCGGGCACCGGCCACCGAGGAAGCGTAAGAGggcagcaggggaggcagaggcagggtcCCCCCTCGCGCGCCCACCTTCCGGGCTGCCTCGCCGCCGAACTCATCCAGCTGCTGCCTGAAGCCAGGGTTGGGGTTGGCGATGGGTCGAACCGCTTTGATGGCCTCGAGCACCTCCTGGCAGCTCAAATCTGTGACAGCCATAACGTAGGCGACCACGATAGTGGTGCTCCGGGAGATCCCTGCAAGACTGGCAAGCGGAAGAGAGCAAAGCTGTTGCCCACAGCATCCCCTCCGTGCTGCCGCCCTGGCCCCCGCGCTCGCCCCTGCCTCCGCCCCTTCTGCTCCAGCTATTTCGGTTCCTCTTCTCAGAGAACTTGCTCTCTGGGAGGCCAAAACCCTTCCAAGATCCTCTCAGTCGGTGCCTATAAATACATCCTTCTCCCCAGGGGAAGTGAAAGCCTCGGCCGCTGCCTGGATCCCTGCCCCTAAGCTGTTCTCTTCCCACTCGCTTGGCTGAAGCAAAAAGCTGCCCTGTCTCCAGGGCAAATGATTCTCCGGCCAAATTAAGGAATCCTTAAATCCTGCTCAGTCTGAGGCATGAGGCACAGTCGACCCCGCTGTGGGCCCTGAGCAGACGCAGTTATGCGGGGGGGTCTCTGGAGCACGCTGCCTTCGGCTGGGGACCTGCAGCCGAAGCAAGGGGCTCCGGGGGCTGCACTTTTCCGTGGTGTGCACCTCTGCCGTGCTGCCCGGGGAGTACGCGGCATCgggcacggggaaaggggttTTACCAGTGGACAAGGCAGTTCCCTCCGTGCAGGCGACACTGGTGGATAAAACCGATGCATTCCTTGAAGTGCCTCTTGCTATCgggaaaaacagaacagagtaAGGACCAGGTTGGGGGACGGGGCTTTTACAACGGGCCCGTGGCTGGTGCAGCCCTGAGCAGCTGAGGATGGACGCAGCACTACGGTGCCGGCTCTGCTCCTCGCCtcggggcagccccggggtgcTCAGGGTGGGATGCTGCCTGTGGGCCGCTGAGGATCTGGATGCAGCGGCTCGAGGTCCCGGGAGCGCTGCGAGCCCTCCCTGCTCGTCGCCCTGCGAAGCCCTGCCGGGCCCTGGCCCCCGAAGCCGCGCGAGGAGCgtgccggccgcggcggggtACTCACATGTTGGCCTCAGGCGTGTCTGGCAGGGGGATGCGGAGGTAGGTGATTTCCTGGAAGGCACAAAGGGAACAGGACGAGCTCGGGGCTGCAGCCGCGTCTGCGGTCTCCCTTGGCACGCGCGTCAGGGAGGGCAGTAGGGGAACAGATAGCTCATGCGAGGGGGCGGAAAAACAAGGCCAAGCTGAGGATCTGGAAATTGTTTCTAGCCGGGATTCAAGGCCAGGTTATATTTACAAGAAGGCCACTTTCccagggcagaggggctgccccgctcctccGGGACCGCTGGCGGGGAGCGCTGCATGCCGGGGGATGCTCGGGAGGGGAGATGTCGCAGGGCTGCTGGAATCCGCACACGACGTCGGGGCCGGGACCCTACCTGCAGCAAGGGCTGCGGAGACTCGTGGATTGAAACAATGTGGGTGATCTTGTTCCGGCTGAGCTGCTCCAGGTCTTTGGCATCTAAAGGAGGATACAACTAGATCTTAGCATGTACTCGTTTCTTACCCTTCTCTTCCCACCAGCACCTCTGCCGCTCTCCTGCGACAAACGAGCACGCAGAGCCCTGCTCCGGAGCGGCAGCTGCAGCCTGCGTGGCCCCGTGCGCATCGACGCACGCAGCAGCGGAGCAGACACAGGCAATACGCAAATGCAGCCTGGAAACCTGGGAACGCGAACCCGTGACACCAAAACAGAGACCTCCTCCCTCCAAAGGCACTTGACCTTGCTGCTTGTGCTCGAGATGAAAATTCACATCTGCACAGACAAACACTTGCAAGCAGACACGTCTGCACTTGCTTCTACTTGTTCCCAGCTTACAAGGAAAGAATACCCTCTCCACCTGCACCTCTCCCTGCAAATGTGATAAACAGCAATGTGAATTATTGCAGCCTAAATGATTTGCTTTATCTAATGAGCTACAGCAGTGGAGCTGCAGCCTTCCATGTCAGCTCTGCATCTGGTTTAACTGGTTTGAGTTCCCTTTTAGTATCTGGGGTACTGGCAGAAAACAAGCACACTGCAATCTGCCCTACTTCTTTGCATTATCCTCTCTGAAACGGCATGCATGGAAATCAGATATCCACAGCTTCCTGGAGAAACAACCCACTTTTCACTAATGCTTCAGCATCCCCTGGCTGTGATTCCGGTCGCTGGTCCAGCACAGCAGTTGTGCTGGGAGGGGACTGTGCCCACGCTGCCGGCTGAGCAGCTTCGCAGCCGTTTTCCTTTCATGACGTTGCCAGCTGATATTGCACAAGCTGCCGGAGATGAGCACTGATGTTTTCTCATCTCATAGCTCTGGGTGTCTAAACTTTGGAGTGTATAAAACCTTGGCCTGGGAATCTAAACCACAATGTGCTAATGGCGTGatatgaatatttaataaaagcGAGTCTTGAAAGCCAGGCTTCACGTTAGGGTTCACATATCGCGTGTGTCCGTAcggaggagagagggaggtggCAAGGGGAACCGAGCTCCACCCCTCCGTCCAGGGACCTGTACATCACCCGTCACCTTTCCGCCTGTGTCTGACAGGCAGAATGACGGTAGTCAGAGTGACATGGTTGTACAGGCTTACTACAGCTGGGAAGTGCCTTCAgctgaagcaaatgtctctgtgACCTGTTAGAGCTTAATTTAGCAGGCCTTAAATCTCTGTCACCACCCTGCATTTCTCAGTAGAGCAGCACTTCCACGGCATCAGCCCAAGGCCAAATGCGGTCGGTCACCTGCAGGGACCTTCGTGCCTCGCctgggccgggggtcccggctgcCCCTCGCAGGAAGAGCTTCCAAACCGCACAAAACTCCAAGTAGCTCCCCCAGCCTGGACTCGGGAAAAATCCCTGTGTGCCGGGGAGCCAGGAGGGCGTTTGGGCCTCGGCTCCCACCGGCCACCGCTACAGACACTGTTTTCAGTGACATCTTTTCAGCAACTGAtgtcagtgtttttttaaaaaaagctctcaGCACTTACAGCAGGAGTCAAACTGTCAAAGACCTGTTTGGGGCGGCAGGAACTCtgctaaatgcttttttttcttggcagatGCTGGTACTTATCCACGAATTGTCCTTGACAATGAAACCCATTAAAAGGGTGAATTGGCGTAAGAGGGGTGACTCGGGTCCTCTCCCCTAGAAGAGAGGGTGCGGGCAGCACCCATCCCGGCCCCCCAGGCGCTGCGGGGGGGCACAGGCAGGGAAACGGCAACGCCGCGACAGCGTGCTGCGAGGTTTGTGCCCACGTGGCTCCTGGTATCGGGAGATTCAGCCAGGAAAGTCGGTCATTGCATCGTGTGCAATGAGGAAACCTCGTTACGGGATGATGCGGCCTCATCACACCCGGAATCAGCACCGAGGCTTTGCTGTCTCCCAAAAAACTGCCCAAAGACTCGGCGCCTGCGTCTGTTCAAGCCtggcctgctgctgcctccccctctGCGGGCTCCCGTCCCCGCGGGCAGCACCAGGCTGGCGGAGGCTCCCCCGCGGCAGGGCCGGTCCCTGACTGCCGGCCGAGGGGACAGACTGGGCACCGCTCAAGGGAACCGGGACGACGGGCGGGAAAGCAGGGTCTATCCGTGCCCTGGCAGAGGAAGGATGGCTCCCACCTGCCCCCAAGGAGTCCTGGGCCTTCCCGATGTGCTGCCACGAGCCCTGGAGCTGCTCCCTGCGTGCAGCCCGGCTGGAAGCAGtggagggagccgggggggggggaccccgcAGCAGGGACCCGCGCGGTGGGGCAAACCCGGCCTCCCAGCCGACGGGCTCCCGGCCAGGCGTGCGGCTCTGCTCACCGATGAAGTTTCCGAGGTAAAGCCCGGGCAGGATCTGCGGGAGGCAAAACAGAGTTTCAGCCTGCGAGCAGCCGCCCTGCGCCCCGCTGCCCGTCCCCTGCGCTGCGGGAAGCCTGTCCTGGCTTTTTTACTGCTCCGCTTGTTTGTTTATTATCAATAACATGTTTGATGGTACTTTTTATCTGAGCTTTTCGGGCTGAGCACGCCTCAACGCAGCCTTGGCCGAGACCCGTGCCCGCAGCAGCGCTGCTTTGCTACGGGTCGGGAAACAGCAGCCACGGAGCCGTTAAAGGACTCAACCAGGTCCGACGGTGGTGGGCAGTGGCGGACTGGGGAGCGGAGCCGTCCGGCCTCACAGCACCCACATCGCAGCCCTATTCCCCTCCTGGTACTCCACTTCTCACGAAGAAAACATAACTGCTTTACAGCGTTTAGCCCTGGTTAACAGCACCTCAATGACAGCAGCGAGATACCTTACACCCCTTTTTACCCTTAACCCATTTCTCTCGTCCTGGATGACGAAAACTAACAGTCTGCTTCGCGTTTGTTCACAGTCCATCTCCCTATCGGTGTCTCCTTGCTGTAATGTTTGGCAGTGAATCGCACAAGGAGAAATCATTTCTAACAGCTCTAACATTGTTTCTAACAGTTATTTCTAACAGGAAACAGTTGTTCTCGCACGTATCTCACTGCccacatttgaaaatatttctactggccGAAGAGTTTTAAGGGCCTTTTTATGACTTTCAAAATCTTAGATCCATTTTGCATTGACAAGGTGCCTTTAATAGAAAAACTCTCAGCTGCTGAACTGAAACTGCGGTGCTGCGAGACGCTGTTCAGCACGGGCAGCTCCGGGGGGGCTGCAGAGCGGGGTGACGGCCCCTTCCCTGGCCGGCAGCACTCTGGTCTCCTCGCTGGGTGAAACGGGGTGTTACGGCCCCACCGAAAGTGTTCGGAAACTCCTCGCCTGCATGGAGCGGCGATGGTTGCCGGGGGGTTaaagaggagcagagggagatttttgcagggagaagctgtcGCTGTTCGCCTGCGCCCTGCGTCCCCACCGAGCGATGCTCCGAGCGCCGCGGCCCGGAGAGCACGGCGGGCAGCTCCGGCTCTCCCGGCATCCCGCTCGGGGCCGTGGGGAGGCTTCCCGCTCTGGCGGCCTCCCCGCCAGCTCATGCCCTCCCGTTGCCGCCCCGGCTCCCGTCTCGGAGCAGCGGCAGGTGCCCAAGCACTGCTTTACCTTACTCATGCCGTTGCCCAtggcccgcggcgggggctcgCGGCGGCCCTGCCCGGACGCTCGGCCGGAGGCTTTCCGTCATGGAGAGCTTCGCTCCTGCAGGATCGCTGCCGCTGGAGCCGAGGGGCGCGCGGCAGCCGGGCCTCCCCCGGGGTGGGATAAACCCGAGCCGAGCCGCACCGCGCCGGTGGCTCCTGCGGCAGCCGCCTCCTCCCTCCCGCCGGGGGAGGCtgctccggcgccgcctgacactggcgctgccggggccgccgccgccgcggggaaaCTCCACCTCTGCGCTGTCATgtggcagcgccggggcggccgccgaaCAAAGCGCCACTGTGGGCAACGGGCCGCTCGGCCGCCCCGTCCTCGGCGCCCCGCCGCTCGGAGGGGCCGCGCTGGCCCCCGCGGGCCTCTGCTGAGGGCCCCAGCCCTGCGGAGGCCGcgccggcgggagggagggagggagggaggcagcagggcgGCCTGGGCCTGGGCCGGGCCCTGCCGAGGTCGCGGCTTCGCCCGGCTCCCGCTCTCCTGTCGGGGCAATTCCGCGGCGCCGGCCTGCGGGAGCGGGGGGGACATGTCACCCCCCCAGCGGGAAAGGGAGGCGGAGAGCTGCAGGGAGGCACCAGGCACTGGGGGGTGTCAGGGATGGTGACCAGGCCCGGGGGGTCTCAGGGAGGTGTCGGGGGGTGTTGGTGGGGGTGACCAGGCCTGGGAGGTCTCGGGGGAGGTGTCACAGAGGTGTCATGGGGGTGACCAGGCCCCTGGGGGTCTCAGGGGGGTGTCAGGGAGCTGTCAAAGGGGTGACCAGGCCTGGGAGGTCTCGGGGGTGTCAGGGGGGTGTCACGGGGGTGACCGGGCCCCTGGGGGTGTCAGGGGGGTGTCGAGGGGTGTCACAGGGGGTGTCACAGAAGCGACCAGGCCCggtggggccgggcccgggggtcCCAGGCCAGGCAGCGGCCCCCACCCGCGGGCGCCCCCTGCTGCGCGGCGGCTGCCGCCCGGGTCGCCATGGGGACTATGCCCCCcggttgccatggggacggcgcCCC
The sequence above is a segment of the Dromaius novaehollandiae isolate bDroNov1 chromosome 16, bDroNov1.hap1, whole genome shotgun sequence genome. Coding sequences within it:
- the DUSP15 gene encoding dual specificity protein phosphatase 15; this translates as MGNGMSKILPGLYLGNFIDAKDLEQLSRNKITHIVSIHESPQPLLQEITYLRIPLPDTPEANIKRHFKECIGFIHQCRLHGGNCLVHCLAGISRSTTIVVAYVMAVTDLSCQEVLEAIKAVRPIANPNPGFRQQLDEFGGEAARKVRRHLRQRYGAIPFNDEEEIKALLPVERGGPSRAEGALQGLIPKARDIKSTAPFLLRVKRTFSCIPACLK